The Pogona vitticeps strain Pit_001003342236 chromosome 3, PviZW2.1, whole genome shotgun sequence genome includes a window with the following:
- the LOC110075346 gene encoding prolactin-releasing peptide receptor: protein MTNPENLTSQSLLSTIHNNASNLFLGLQVVQFFKPLIIPCYSLVVFIGIIGNYLLIYVICKTKKMHNVTNFLVGNLAFSDMLMCATCVPLTLAYAFEPRGWIYGRFMCYFVFLMQPVTVFVSVFTLTVIAVDRYHAMIYPLQRRLTIPICAYILAAIWILSCILAAPALVHTYHAEFPELDFSICEEFWFHRKRDRLAYAYSTLILTYVLPLIIISVSYLKISVKLKNRVVPGNVTQNQAECDRARRRKTFRLLVLVVAAFGVCWLPLHIFNVIKDIDIKLIDKQYFNLIQLLCHWFAMMSACTNAFLYAWLHDSFRGELKKIFACRRKKTGPATNCIMASVVL from the coding sequence ATGACGAACCCAGAGAATCTGACTTCCCAGAGCTTGCTTTCCACAATCCACAACAATGCTAGCAACCTCTTCTTGGGGCTTCAGGTAGTCCAGTTCTTCAAACCTCTGATCATTCCTTGTTATTCCCTTGTGGTTTTCATTGGTATCATTGGGAATTACCTCCTCATCTATGTTATCTGCAAGACTAAAAAGATGCACAATGTCACCAACTTTCTGGTGGGCAACCTGGCATTCTCTGACATGCTCATGTGTGCCACCTGTGTTCCCTTGACCCTAGCCTATGCCTTTGAACCCAGAGGGTGGATCTATGGACGCTTCATGTGCTACTTCGTATTCCTTATGCAACCAGTCACAGTGTTTGTCTCTGTCTTCACCCTGACTGTCATTGCTGTGGACAGGTACCATGCCATGATTTATCCACTCCAAAGGAGGCTCACAATACCAATCTGTGCCTATATTCTGGCTGCTATTTGGATATTAAGTTGCATTCTAGCTGCGCCTGCCTTGGTCCACACTTACCATGCAGAATTCCCAGAGCTGGACTTCTCTATCTGTGAAGAATTTTGGTTCCATCGGAAGAGGGATCGCCTAGCTTATGCCTATAGCACTCTCATCCTCACATATGTCCTGCCTTTAATCATAATCTCTGTGTCTTACCTGAAGATCTCTGTCAAGCTGAAAAACCGAGTTGTCCCTGGCAATGTTACTCAGAACCAAGCTGAGTGTGACCGAGCCAGAAGACGGAAGACCTTTCGCCTGCTGGTTCTGGTGGTAGCAGCTTTTGGAGTTTGCTGGTTGCCTCTGCACATCTTTAATGTGATCAAGGACATAGATATCAAACTGATAGACAAGCAGTATTTTAACCTTATTCAGCTCCTCTGCCATTGGTTTGCCATGATGTCTGCTTGCACCAATGCCTTCCTTTATGCCTGGCTACATGACAGCTTTAGAGGGGAACTGAAGAAAATCTTTGCTTGCCGAAGGAAAAAGACAGGACCGGCCACCAATTGTATCATGGCCAGTGTGGTGCTGTAA